A single region of the Melopsittacus undulatus isolate bMelUnd1 chromosome 10, bMelUnd1.mat.Z, whole genome shotgun sequence genome encodes:
- the MRGBP gene encoding MRG/MORF4L-binding protein: MGEAEGGSAAAVEKPPLPAAGPGAAAAVAAAVAAAAAAAAAAPEPGVPAEEAVVVWSPEVEVCLFHAMLGHKPVGVNRHFHMICIRDKFSQNIGRQISSKVIWDHLSTMYDMQALHESEILPFPNIEKNFALPDEMIQEVREGKVMIEEEVKEEIKEEMETHAGPEEVFAPSGSLGKTTEKPSSKEKEKTSSDPGSKEGSDKRKRSRVTEKVLNANSNPSSPSAAKRRRT, encoded by the exons ATGGGCGAGGCGGAGGGAGGCTCGGCGGCCGCTGTGGAGAAGCCGCCGCTGCCCGCGGCCGGGCCTGGGGCCGCCGCTGCGGTCGCCGCCGCCGTTGCAGCCGCCGCCGCGGCAGCGGCCGCCGCTCCGGAGCCCGGCGTGCCGGCGGAGGAGGCGGTGGTGGTGTGGAGCCCTGAAGTGGAGGTTTGCCTCTTCCACGCCATGCTGGGCCACAAGCCCGTAG GTGTGAATCGCCATTTCCACATGATTTGCATCCGGGATAAATTCAGTCAGAATATTGGACGGCAGATTTCATCCAAAGTGATCTGGGATCACCTGAGCACCATGTATGACATGCAGGCTCTT caCGAATCTGAGATTCTTCCATTCCCTAATATAGAGAAGAATTTTGCTCTTCCTGATGAAATGATTCAAGAGGTGAGAGAAG GAAAAGTAATGATAGAAGAAGAagtaaaagaggaaataaaagaagagATGGAAACACATGCAGGTCCAGAAGAAG TTTTTGCACCCTCTGGAAGTTTaggaaaaacaactgaaaaaccaagcagcaaagagaaagagaaaacttcaTCAGATCCTGGATCCAAAGAAGGATCTGATAAGAGGAAGCGCAGCAGAGTCACTGAAAAGGTCTTAAACGCGAACAGTAATCCttccagccccagtgctgcaaaGCGGCGCAGAACATGA
- the OGFR gene encoding opioid growth factor receptor isoform X2, with translation MAARLGFGAQEDEGCFWEYDSTWEEEEEEEEGEEEEEEDGGGEGELEAAAEEEPQDEGEQPALSWAQSCWQAQEPKSNSSPLFQRSFQFSGRRNWNAAEDLQRYRHQYPDLMESENEEEEEMLNLRFYKNKTRFLPQGLFIENLLESWWDNYEVLEENHSYIQWLFPLREPGMNWCAKPLTCREIQAFKKSKEVMQRFIRAYQLMLGFYGIVLINEETGELKRAENWAERFQNLNRFGHNNLRITRILKCLGEMGYEHYQVHLVKFFLTETLVKETLPNVKRSALDYFLFTIRSKQKRRELVHYAWQHFRPRDSFVWGPHHKLLKYRPRSAKSQLQQKTEDKQETPGRKCDDSVDHQNQSPEEEQQAGDAASMQPEVTDRDGKEEISECPLKGGGDEEAKEASFTQQEEEDLSSEAEEVQGAAENDCTKESKKRKLDANRVHTNSGPLKSPTDIENISHNLGECAIDAEIPSSAPLIEAEEDKETLKEDNASTKDPAAAESTDAAVKRRKVDKRTTRNRPCNLAINLNMGIKSNPSAANTEVEEDSEKNAAVEVESERSGGDANGGAVGPPVDSRLPKSGWTSPISDGSEASGDRVTARSDEHHCNSTFLQGESEVDGVEQHQKAENASGKEQAEVPGTKHPPESLKQSIASPCPEGDSTEVATHKRESSECAAEPDEEQVAPSDTSTRST, from the exons ATGGCGGCCAGGCTCGGCTTCGGGGCGCAGGAGGACGAGGGGTGCTTCTGGGAGTACGACTCCacctgggaggaggaggaggaggaggaggaaggagaagaggaggaggaagaggatggcgGCGGCGAGGGCgagctggaggcagcagccGAGGAGGAGCCGCAGGATGAAGGCGAGCAGCCGGCGCTGAGCTGGGCgcagagctgctggcaggcCCAG GAGCCAAAATCGAATTCATCACCATTGTTTCAGAGGAGTTTTCAG TTCTCAGGAAGGCGCAACTGGAATGCAGCAGAAGACTTGCAGAGATACAGACATCAATACCCG GATTTGATGGAATCAGaaaatgaggaggaagaagagatgtTGAACTTAAGGTTTTATAAAAATAAGACTCGCTTTTTGCCCCAGG GTTTGTTTATTGAAAATCTGCTTGAATCTTGGTGGGACAACTATGAAGTTCTGGAAGAAAACCATTCTTACATACAGTG GCTATTCCCGTTACGTGAACCTGGGATGAACTGGTGTGCCAAACCACTCACATGTCGAGAAATCCAG GCCTTTAAGAAGTCCAAGGAAGTTATGCAAAGGTTTATCCGTGCTTATCAGCTCATGCTGGGATTTTATGGGATCGTTCTGATCAACGAGGAAACTGGAGAactcaagagagcagagaatTGGGCTGAACGGTTTCAGAACTTGAACCG GTTCGGCCACAACAACTTGCGGATTACTCGCATCCTGAAGTGCCTGGGGGAGATGGGATATGAACATTATCAAGTGCACTTGGTAAAGTTTTTCCTGACAGAAACTCTTGTTAAGGAGACGTTACCAAATGTCAAGAGAAGTGCCTTGGATTACTTCCTGTTCACCATCCGGAGCAAACAGAAGAGGAGAGAACTGGTTCACTATGCTTGGCAACACTTCAGACCTCGAGACAGCTTCGTGTGGGGGCCACACCACAAACTCTTGAAGTACAGACCCCGCTCTGCCAAGTCACAACTGCAGCAAAAGACTGAAGATAAACAGGAAACTCCTGGTAGGAAATGTGATGATTCTGTGGATCATCAGAACCAGTCTCCAGAGGAAGAACAGCAggctggagatgctgcaagcaTGCAGCCTGAAGTGACTGATAGAGATGGAAAAGAGGAGATAAGTGAATGTCCTTTGAAAGGAGGAGGTGATGAGGAGGCGAAAGAAGCTTCGTTTAcccagcaggaggaggaggatttAAGCAGTGAGGCTGAAGAAGTGCAGGGTGCAGCAGAGAATGATTGcacaaaggaaagcaagaagagaaaactGGATGCAAATAGGGTACATACTAACAGTGGACCTCTGAAAAGCCCTACTGATATTGAAAACATTTCCCATAACCTGGGAGAATGTGCAATTGATGCAGAAATTCCCTCCTCAGCCCCACTCATAGAAGCAGAAGAGGACaaggaaacactgaaagaagACAATGCAAGCACCAAagacccagcagcagcagagagcacagatgctgctgtgaaacGGAGGAAAGTTGATAAAAGAACAACGAGAAACAGACCATGCAACTTGGCCATAAACCTGAACATGGGGATCAAGTCAAATCCATCAGCTGCAAACACTGAGGTTGAAGAGGACAGTGagaaaaatgcagctgtggAAGTGGAGAGCGAGAGGAGTGGTGGTGATGCAAATGGTGGGGCTGTGGGACCCCCAGTTGATTCCAGGCTGCCCAAGTCTGGCTGGACTTCTCCAATAAGTGATGGCTCGGAGGCGAGTGGAGACCGAGTCACAGCAAGGAGCGATGAGCACCACTGCAACAGCACATTCCTGCAAGGGGAAAGTGAGGTAGATGGGGTAGAACAGCatcaaaaggcagaaaatgcgAGTGGCAAAGAGCAAGCAGAAGTCCCAGGCACGAAACATCCTCCAGAGAGTCTTAAGCAGAGCATTGCATCCCCTTGTCCTGAAGGAGACAGTACTGAGGTTGCAACACACAAACGGGAGAGCTCTGAGTGTGCAGCAGAACCTGATGAGGAGCAGGTAGCACCAAGTGACACCAGCACAAGGAGCACTTGA
- the OGFR gene encoding opioid growth factor receptor isoform X1 encodes MAARLGFGAQEDEGCFWEYDSTWEEEEEEEEGEEEEEEDGGGEGELEAAAEEEPQDEGEQPALSWAQSCWQAQLSWCILLLKLLMFSFNTEEPKSNSSPLFQRSFQFSGRRNWNAAEDLQRYRHQYPDLMESENEEEEEMLNLRFYKNKTRFLPQGLFIENLLESWWDNYEVLEENHSYIQWLFPLREPGMNWCAKPLTCREIQAFKKSKEVMQRFIRAYQLMLGFYGIVLINEETGELKRAENWAERFQNLNRFGHNNLRITRILKCLGEMGYEHYQVHLVKFFLTETLVKETLPNVKRSALDYFLFTIRSKQKRRELVHYAWQHFRPRDSFVWGPHHKLLKYRPRSAKSQLQQKTEDKQETPGRKCDDSVDHQNQSPEEEQQAGDAASMQPEVTDRDGKEEISECPLKGGGDEEAKEASFTQQEEEDLSSEAEEVQGAAENDCTKESKKRKLDANRVHTNSGPLKSPTDIENISHNLGECAIDAEIPSSAPLIEAEEDKETLKEDNASTKDPAAAESTDAAVKRRKVDKRTTRNRPCNLAINLNMGIKSNPSAANTEVEEDSEKNAAVEVESERSGGDANGGAVGPPVDSRLPKSGWTSPISDGSEASGDRVTARSDEHHCNSTFLQGESEVDGVEQHQKAENASGKEQAEVPGTKHPPESLKQSIASPCPEGDSTEVATHKRESSECAAEPDEEQVAPSDTSTRST; translated from the exons ATGGCGGCCAGGCTCGGCTTCGGGGCGCAGGAGGACGAGGGGTGCTTCTGGGAGTACGACTCCacctgggaggaggaggaggaggaggaggaaggagaagaggaggaggaagaggatggcgGCGGCGAGGGCgagctggaggcagcagccGAGGAGGAGCCGCAGGATGAAGGCGAGCAGCCGGCGCTGAGCTGGGCgcagagctgctggcaggcCCAG CTTTCATGGTGCATTCTGTTGCTGAAGCTGCTAATGTTTTCATTCAATACTGAG GAGCCAAAATCGAATTCATCACCATTGTTTCAGAGGAGTTTTCAG TTCTCAGGAAGGCGCAACTGGAATGCAGCAGAAGACTTGCAGAGATACAGACATCAATACCCG GATTTGATGGAATCAGaaaatgaggaggaagaagagatgtTGAACTTAAGGTTTTATAAAAATAAGACTCGCTTTTTGCCCCAGG GTTTGTTTATTGAAAATCTGCTTGAATCTTGGTGGGACAACTATGAAGTTCTGGAAGAAAACCATTCTTACATACAGTG GCTATTCCCGTTACGTGAACCTGGGATGAACTGGTGTGCCAAACCACTCACATGTCGAGAAATCCAG GCCTTTAAGAAGTCCAAGGAAGTTATGCAAAGGTTTATCCGTGCTTATCAGCTCATGCTGGGATTTTATGGGATCGTTCTGATCAACGAGGAAACTGGAGAactcaagagagcagagaatTGGGCTGAACGGTTTCAGAACTTGAACCG GTTCGGCCACAACAACTTGCGGATTACTCGCATCCTGAAGTGCCTGGGGGAGATGGGATATGAACATTATCAAGTGCACTTGGTAAAGTTTTTCCTGACAGAAACTCTTGTTAAGGAGACGTTACCAAATGTCAAGAGAAGTGCCTTGGATTACTTCCTGTTCACCATCCGGAGCAAACAGAAGAGGAGAGAACTGGTTCACTATGCTTGGCAACACTTCAGACCTCGAGACAGCTTCGTGTGGGGGCCACACCACAAACTCTTGAAGTACAGACCCCGCTCTGCCAAGTCACAACTGCAGCAAAAGACTGAAGATAAACAGGAAACTCCTGGTAGGAAATGTGATGATTCTGTGGATCATCAGAACCAGTCTCCAGAGGAAGAACAGCAggctggagatgctgcaagcaTGCAGCCTGAAGTGACTGATAGAGATGGAAAAGAGGAGATAAGTGAATGTCCTTTGAAAGGAGGAGGTGATGAGGAGGCGAAAGAAGCTTCGTTTAcccagcaggaggaggaggatttAAGCAGTGAGGCTGAAGAAGTGCAGGGTGCAGCAGAGAATGATTGcacaaaggaaagcaagaagagaaaactGGATGCAAATAGGGTACATACTAACAGTGGACCTCTGAAAAGCCCTACTGATATTGAAAACATTTCCCATAACCTGGGAGAATGTGCAATTGATGCAGAAATTCCCTCCTCAGCCCCACTCATAGAAGCAGAAGAGGACaaggaaacactgaaagaagACAATGCAAGCACCAAagacccagcagcagcagagagcacagatgctgctgtgaaacGGAGGAAAGTTGATAAAAGAACAACGAGAAACAGACCATGCAACTTGGCCATAAACCTGAACATGGGGATCAAGTCAAATCCATCAGCTGCAAACACTGAGGTTGAAGAGGACAGTGagaaaaatgcagctgtggAAGTGGAGAGCGAGAGGAGTGGTGGTGATGCAAATGGTGGGGCTGTGGGACCCCCAGTTGATTCCAGGCTGCCCAAGTCTGGCTGGACTTCTCCAATAAGTGATGGCTCGGAGGCGAGTGGAGACCGAGTCACAGCAAGGAGCGATGAGCACCACTGCAACAGCACATTCCTGCAAGGGGAAAGTGAGGTAGATGGGGTAGAACAGCatcaaaaggcagaaaatgcgAGTGGCAAAGAGCAAGCAGAAGTCCCAGGCACGAAACATCCTCCAGAGAGTCTTAAGCAGAGCATTGCATCCCCTTGTCCTGAAGGAGACAGTACTGAGGTTGCAACACACAAACGGGAGAGCTCTGAGTGTGCAGCAGAACCTGATGAGGAGCAGGTAGCACCAAGTGACACCAGCACAAGGAGCACTTGA
- the OGFR gene encoding opioid growth factor receptor isoform X3, with translation MAARLGFGAQEDEGCFWEYDSTWEEEEEEEEGEEEEEEDGGGEGELEAAAEEEPQDEGEQPALSWAQSCWQAQFSGRRNWNAAEDLQRYRHQYPDLMESENEEEEEMLNLRFYKNKTRFLPQGLFIENLLESWWDNYEVLEENHSYIQWLFPLREPGMNWCAKPLTCREIQAFKKSKEVMQRFIRAYQLMLGFYGIVLINEETGELKRAENWAERFQNLNRFGHNNLRITRILKCLGEMGYEHYQVHLVKFFLTETLVKETLPNVKRSALDYFLFTIRSKQKRRELVHYAWQHFRPRDSFVWGPHHKLLKYRPRSAKSQLQQKTEDKQETPGRKCDDSVDHQNQSPEEEQQAGDAASMQPEVTDRDGKEEISECPLKGGGDEEAKEASFTQQEEEDLSSEAEEVQGAAENDCTKESKKRKLDANRVHTNSGPLKSPTDIENISHNLGECAIDAEIPSSAPLIEAEEDKETLKEDNASTKDPAAAESTDAAVKRRKVDKRTTRNRPCNLAINLNMGIKSNPSAANTEVEEDSEKNAAVEVESERSGGDANGGAVGPPVDSRLPKSGWTSPISDGSEASGDRVTARSDEHHCNSTFLQGESEVDGVEQHQKAENASGKEQAEVPGTKHPPESLKQSIASPCPEGDSTEVATHKRESSECAAEPDEEQVAPSDTSTRST, from the exons ATGGCGGCCAGGCTCGGCTTCGGGGCGCAGGAGGACGAGGGGTGCTTCTGGGAGTACGACTCCacctgggaggaggaggaggaggaggaggaaggagaagaggaggaggaagaggatggcgGCGGCGAGGGCgagctggaggcagcagccGAGGAGGAGCCGCAGGATGAAGGCGAGCAGCCGGCGCTGAGCTGGGCgcagagctgctggcaggcCCAG TTCTCAGGAAGGCGCAACTGGAATGCAGCAGAAGACTTGCAGAGATACAGACATCAATACCCG GATTTGATGGAATCAGaaaatgaggaggaagaagagatgtTGAACTTAAGGTTTTATAAAAATAAGACTCGCTTTTTGCCCCAGG GTTTGTTTATTGAAAATCTGCTTGAATCTTGGTGGGACAACTATGAAGTTCTGGAAGAAAACCATTCTTACATACAGTG GCTATTCCCGTTACGTGAACCTGGGATGAACTGGTGTGCCAAACCACTCACATGTCGAGAAATCCAG GCCTTTAAGAAGTCCAAGGAAGTTATGCAAAGGTTTATCCGTGCTTATCAGCTCATGCTGGGATTTTATGGGATCGTTCTGATCAACGAGGAAACTGGAGAactcaagagagcagagaatTGGGCTGAACGGTTTCAGAACTTGAACCG GTTCGGCCACAACAACTTGCGGATTACTCGCATCCTGAAGTGCCTGGGGGAGATGGGATATGAACATTATCAAGTGCACTTGGTAAAGTTTTTCCTGACAGAAACTCTTGTTAAGGAGACGTTACCAAATGTCAAGAGAAGTGCCTTGGATTACTTCCTGTTCACCATCCGGAGCAAACAGAAGAGGAGAGAACTGGTTCACTATGCTTGGCAACACTTCAGACCTCGAGACAGCTTCGTGTGGGGGCCACACCACAAACTCTTGAAGTACAGACCCCGCTCTGCCAAGTCACAACTGCAGCAAAAGACTGAAGATAAACAGGAAACTCCTGGTAGGAAATGTGATGATTCTGTGGATCATCAGAACCAGTCTCCAGAGGAAGAACAGCAggctggagatgctgcaagcaTGCAGCCTGAAGTGACTGATAGAGATGGAAAAGAGGAGATAAGTGAATGTCCTTTGAAAGGAGGAGGTGATGAGGAGGCGAAAGAAGCTTCGTTTAcccagcaggaggaggaggatttAAGCAGTGAGGCTGAAGAAGTGCAGGGTGCAGCAGAGAATGATTGcacaaaggaaagcaagaagagaaaactGGATGCAAATAGGGTACATACTAACAGTGGACCTCTGAAAAGCCCTACTGATATTGAAAACATTTCCCATAACCTGGGAGAATGTGCAATTGATGCAGAAATTCCCTCCTCAGCCCCACTCATAGAAGCAGAAGAGGACaaggaaacactgaaagaagACAATGCAAGCACCAAagacccagcagcagcagagagcacagatgctgctgtgaaacGGAGGAAAGTTGATAAAAGAACAACGAGAAACAGACCATGCAACTTGGCCATAAACCTGAACATGGGGATCAAGTCAAATCCATCAGCTGCAAACACTGAGGTTGAAGAGGACAGTGagaaaaatgcagctgtggAAGTGGAGAGCGAGAGGAGTGGTGGTGATGCAAATGGTGGGGCTGTGGGACCCCCAGTTGATTCCAGGCTGCCCAAGTCTGGCTGGACTTCTCCAATAAGTGATGGCTCGGAGGCGAGTGGAGACCGAGTCACAGCAAGGAGCGATGAGCACCACTGCAACAGCACATTCCTGCAAGGGGAAAGTGAGGTAGATGGGGTAGAACAGCatcaaaaggcagaaaatgcgAGTGGCAAAGAGCAAGCAGAAGTCCCAGGCACGAAACATCCTCCAGAGAGTCTTAAGCAGAGCATTGCATCCCCTTGTCCTGAAGGAGACAGTACTGAGGTTGCAACACACAAACGGGAGAGCTCTGAGTGTGCAGCAGAACCTGATGAGGAGCAGGTAGCACCAAGTGACACCAGCACAAGGAGCACTTGA